A stretch of DNA from Streptomyces xanthii:
GGGGAGTTGAAGGCGACCGTAGACCGGATCGCGCACGTCCTGACCGACGACCTCGGTGTCGTCCCGGGCAACCGGGTGCTGCTGCGCGGCCCCACCACCCGTCATCTGGCGGCCTGTTGGCTCGCCGTGATGAAGGCGGGCGGGGTGGCCGTCACGGTGCTGGCGCAGCAGCGGTCCGCCGAGCTGGCCACGATGTGCGAGATCGCGCGGGTCGGCCACGCGCTGTGCGACGCCCGCGTGGTGGACGACCTGCTCAAGGCCGGGGTGCCGGGGCTGCGGATCGCGACGTTCGGCGGGGACGACCCCGACGACCTGCTGAGCCTGGCCGCCGGGAAGCCAGACACGTACGAGGCGGTGGAGACGGCGGCGGACGACGTCGCGCTCATCGCGTTCACGTCCGGGACGACGGGCCGGCCCAAGGGCTGCATGCACTTCCACCGGGACGTCCTCGCGATCGCGGACACGTTCTCGCGGCACGTGCTGCGGCCGATGCCCGACGACGTGTTCGCGGGAAGCCCGCCGCTCGGCTTCACCTTCGGACTCGGCGGCCTCGTGATCTTCCCGCTGCGGGCGGGCGCGAGCGCGCTGCTGCTCGAACAGGCGGGCCCGCGCCAGCTGTTGCCCGCGATCGCCGAGCACCGGGTGTCCGTGCTGTTCACCGCCCCGACCGCGTACCGCGCGATGCTCGCCGAGAGGTCCGACGGCGCCTTTGACGTCTCCTCGCTGCGGCGCTGCGTCTCCGCCGGGGAGAACCTCCCGGCGGCCACGTGGGAGGCCTGGCACGAGGCGACCGGGCTGCGGATCATCAACGGGATCGGCGCCACCGAACTCCTGCACATCTTCATCTCGGCGGCCGACGAGGCGATCCGGCCCGGCACCACGGGCCTGCCCGTGCCCGGCTGGCAGGCCCGGATCGTCGACGAGTCGGGTGCCGAACTCCCGGACGGCGAGCCCGGCTTGCTCGCCGTGCGCGGTCCGGTCGGCTGCCGCTATCTCGCCGACGAACGGCAGACCACGTACGTACGGCACGGGTGGAACGTCACCGGGGACACCTATGTCCGCGAGCCCGACGGCTACTTCCGCTATCTCGCCCGCGCCGACGACATGATCATCTCGGCGGGGTACAACATCCCGGGCCCCGAGGTCGAGGACGCGCTGCTCAAACATCCCGACGTCACGGAGGTGGCGGTCGTGGCGCGGCCCGACGAGGCGCGCGGACAGATCGCCGTCGCGCACGTCGTGCTGCGGCCGGGCGCGCGCCGGGATCCGGAGGCGCTGCGCGAATTCGTGAAGGCGGAACTGGTGCCGTACAAGTGCCCGCGCGTCATCGAGTTCCTGGACGCGCTGCCGCGTACGGCGACGGGGAAGCTGCAGCGGTTCCGGCTGCGGGAGCCGGGCGGCGGGGCGGCCCCGGCCGCGGGGTGATCCCGGGGTGCGCGCGCAGGGCGGACCGTACAGTGATCACGTGTCCGAGCAGCCCATCCACACCCCCCGGTCCCTGATCGTCACGCTCTACGGAGCGCACGGGCGGGACTTTCCCGGGCCCGTGCCCGTCGCCGAACTGATCCGGCTGCTCGGCGCGGCCGGGGTCGACGCGCCGTCGGTCCGCTCGGCGGTCTCCCGGCTCAAGCGGCGCGGGCTCCTTGTGCCAGCCCGCACCGAGGCCGGCGCCGCCGCGTACGCCCTGTCCGGCGACGCCCGCCAGCTCCTCGACGACGGCGACCGGCGGGTCTACGGGGCGCCGGCCGCGGGCGAGGGCTGGGTCCTGGCGGTGTTCTCCGTGCCGGAGTCCGAGCGGGCGCGGCGGCACGTGCTGCGGTCGACGCTCAGCGGGCTGGGGTTCGGCACGGCGGCGCCCGGCGTGTGGCTGGCCCCCGCCGGGCTGTACGACGAGACCCGGCACACGCTCGAACGGATCGGCTGCGCCGGGTACGTCGACCTGTTCCGGGGCGAACATCTGGGGTTCGCGGCGACGGCCGAGGCGGTGGCCCGCTGGTGGGACCTGCCGGCCCTCGCGAAGCTGTACGAGGCGTTCCTGGACGAGCACGAAGGGGTGCTGCGGGCCTGGGAGGGGCGGCCCGTCGCCGACCCGCGCCTCGCCTACCGGGATCATCTGCTGGCCGTGGACTCCTGGCGGCATCTTCCCTACGCGGATCCCGGGCTGCCGCGGGAACTGTTGCCGGTGGACTGGCCCGGGGTCCGGGCGTTCGAGGTCTTCCGGGCGCTGGACGGGCTCCTACGGGGTGCGGCGGCGGGATACGTGCGCGCCGCGGGGGGCTAGGCCTCGCCCGCGCCGCGGAGGGTTACGCGTCGTCGCGGGCCACCGGCCGGTGGGGGCGGGACCCGACCACTCGCCGTGGTCCCACCGGCCGCGTGTCGACCACCGGCCGGTGGGGGCTGGTCGCGCAGTTCCCCGCGCCCCTGAAATGCAGACGCTTCGCGTCGCATTTCCCCGACGGGGCGCCGCCCCGATGGAGATCGCGCACGAAGTGCGCATCTCCAGGGGCGCGGGGAACTGCGCGACCAGCCCCCACCGGAGCCGCGGACGAACGACCGCCCGCGACGGAGCGTCAGCTGGGCAGGACCAGACGGGGCTTGGGCGCGTCCAGGCGGCCCGTCTGGGGGCGCCGGCTACCGGCACGGTACGGGGCGGGCCACACCGCGCCGGGCCCCGCATACCCCTGCTCCGCGGCAGCGTGCAGCGTCCAGTGCGGGTCGTACAGATGCGGCCGCCCCAGCGCGCACAGATCCGTCCGCCCCGCGAGGACCAGCGAGTTCACGTCGTCCCAGGAGGAGATCGCCCCGACGGCGATGACGGGAACGCCCGCCTCGTTGCGGATGCGGTCCGCGTAGGGCACCTGGTAGGAGCGCCCGTACGCGGGGCGTTCCTCCGCGACGACCTGCCCCGTGGAGACGTCGATCGCGTCGGCCCCGTGCGCGGCGAAGGCCCGCGCGACGGCGACGGCGTCGTCCCCGTCGAGTCCCCCTTCGGCCCAGTCCGTCGCGGAGATCCGGACGGTCATGGGCCGGTCCTCGGGCCAGACCTCGCGCACCGCGTCGAAGACCTCCAGCGGGAACTTCAGCCGGGCCTCCGGGGAACCTCCGTAGGCGTCCGTGCGCCGGTTCGTGAGCGGCGACAGGAAGCTCGACAGCAGGTAGCCGTGGGCGCAGTGGAGTTCGAGGAGGTCGAATCCGGCACGGGCCGCGCGCCGGGCGGCGGCGGTGAACTCCTGACGGATCGCGGCGAGTTCGGGGAGGGACAGTTCGCGCGGGAGCTGGTTGTCCGGCTTGTAGCGCAGGGCGGAGGGGGCCACCACGGGCCAGTTGGCGTCCGGGTCGGGCAGGGGCTCGTCCATGCCCTCCCACATGAGGCGGGTGGAGCCCTTGCGTCCGGAGTGGCCGAGCTGGAGGCCGATCCCGGTGCCGGGCGACTGCGCGTGCACGAAGTCGGCGATCCGGGTCCAGGCGGCGGCCTGTTCGTCGGTGTAGAGGCCCGCGCAGCCGGGGGTGATGCGGCCCTCGGGGCTGACGCACACCATCTCCGTCATGACGAGCCCCGCGCCGCCGAGCGCCCGCGCGCCGAGGTGGACGAGGTGGAAGTCGCCGGGGACGCCGTCGACCGCCGAGTACATGTCCATGGGCGAGACGACGACCCGGTTGCGCAGTGCGAGGCCGCGCAGCCGGAAGGGGGTGAACATCGGGGGCGTGCCCTCGGGGCAGCCGAACTCGCGCTCGACGGACTCGGTGAAGCCGGGGTCGCGCAGCCGCAGGTTGTCGTGCGTGACGCGGCGGCTGCGGGTGAGCAGGTTGAAGGCGAACTGGCGCGGCGGCTGGTCGAGATAGCGGCCGAGCTCCTCGAACCAGGCGAGGCTGGCCCGCGCCGCACGCTGCGTGGAGGCGACGACGGGCCGCCGCTCGGCCTCGTACTCCTTCAGGGCCGCCTCGGTCGTGGGGTGTTCGTGGAGGCAGGCGGCGAGGGCGAGCGCGTCCTCGACGGCGAGCTTGGTGCCGGAGCCGATGGAGAAGTGCGCGGTGTGCGCGGCGTCGCCGATGAGGACGACGTTGCCGTGCGACCACCGGTCGTTGACGACGGTGCGGAAGGTGAGCCAGGCGGAGTTGTTGGAGGTCAGGCCGCGGCCGCCGAGCGCGTCCGCGAAGATCTTGGCGCAGGTGTCGATGGAATCGCGTACGTCGGCGTCCGCGAACCCGGCGGCTCGCCACACCTCCTCGCGCATCTCGACGATGACGGTGGAGCGCTCCGCGTCGAAGGGGTAGCCGTGCAGCTGCATGACGCCGTGCCCGGTCTCCGCGATCTCGAAGCGGAAGGCGTCGAAGGCGAAGTCGGCGGCGAGCCAGATGTAGCGGTTGCGGTGCTCCTCGATGTGCGGTCCGAACGCGTCGGCGTGGGCGGCGCGGGTGCGGCTGTTCACCCCGTCGGCGGCGACGACCAGGTCGTACGAGGCGCTGAGCTCGGCGGCCGGGGGCGCCTCGGTGCGGAAGCGGAGGTCGACGCCGAGCCCGCGGCAGCGGCTCTGCAGGATCTCCAGGAGGCGGCGCCGGCCGAGTGCGGCGAAGCCGTGGCCGCCGGACGTGTGCCGGAGGCCGCGGTGCACGATGTCGATGTCGTCCCAGCGCACGAACTCGTCCTGGAGCGCCGCGTACACGGCGGGGTCGGCGTGCTCGATGCCGCCGAGGGTCTCGTCGGACAGGACGACACCGAAGCCGAAGGTGTCGTCCGGTGCGTTGCGCTCCCAGACCGTGATCTCACGGCCGGGGTCGAGGCGCTTGAGGAGGGCGGCCGCGTACAGGCCGCCGGGGCCGCCGCCGATCACGGCGATGCGCTGAGCGGGCACGGCCGCGCTCACCTCCCCTGCCACTTCGGGGGGCGCTTCTCGGTGAAGGACGCGTGGAACTCGGCGTAGTCCTCGCCGTTCATCAGCAGCGCCTGCGTCGCGGCGTCCAGCTCGACGGACGCCGCGAGCGGCATGTCGAGCTCGGAGGTGAGCAGTGCCTTGGTCTGCGCGTACGCGAGCGCGGGGCCCTCGGCGAGGCGCTGGGCGAGGGCCTGGGCGGCCGTGTCGGCGTCGCCCTCCTCGGTGAGCTGGCTGATCAGGCCGATCCGCTCGGCCTCGGGGGCGCGCACGAGGTCGCCGAGCATGAGCAGCCGGGTGGCGTGGCCGAGGCCGACGACGCGGGGCAGCAGGTAGGCGGCGCCCATGTCGCCGCCGGACAGTCCGACCTTCGTGAACAGGAAGGCGAAGCGGGTGCTGGGGTCGGCGACGCGGAAGTCGGCGGCGAGCGCGAGGACGGCTCCGGCGCCCGCGGCGACCCCGTGCAGGGCGGCGACCACGGGGAACGGGGCCTCGCGCAGGGCGCGCACGACCTGGCCCGTCATCCGGTTGAAGTCCAAGAGCTGGGCGGTGTCCATGCCGAGCGTGGCGCCGATGATCTCGTCGACGTCGCCGCCGGAGCAGAATCCGCGGCCCTCTCCGGCCAGGACGAGGACGCGTACGGACTTCTCGCGGGACAGCTCGGCGAGCAGGTCGCGCAGGTCGGCGTAGGCGCCGAAGGTGAGCGCGTTGAGCTTCTCGGGCCGGGCGAGGGTGACCGTGGCGACGCCGTGCGCGTCCACGGCGTAGTCCAGGTGGCGCCACTTCTCGGTGCGGGGGGCGGATCCGGTGAAGGGACTCATGCGCGTGCGGCCTCCTACGGCGGGGTTCCCGGCGGCTCCTCCCCTCGAAGTTATCACCGCTTCGTGACTGCCGTCACGAGTGCGCGATAGAACGGCGGGGTGCTGGGCATGATGAGAGTGCCGGGCCCCGCACCGCACGGGCGACGGCCCGGGGACGAAGGGCCCGGGAGACCGCCGCCAGGAGACCCTGGCGCACACGCCGTACCATTCATACGGTCGAAAGCAGGACAGTCACCCCGAGCCGCCCGGCAGCTCGGCCGCCGGACCGGTGGAGCAGCCGCCGAACCGGCAGAGACGAGCCGACCGAGAGAACGAGCCGCCCGCCCCGCAGACCCCAGCCCGAGTCGCCAGCCCCGAGACCCCCGCCCTCAGGACCCGCCTTGCCCAGTCCCTCCACCCCCATGTCGTGGCGTATCGCCCTGCCGCACACGGCTGCCGCCGTGCCGGTCGCGCGCGCCCTCGTCCGTACCGCCCTGGGGGACATCGAGCCGCCGGGCGCCGACACGGACACCGCCGAGCTGCTGACGGCGGAGCTGGTGGCGAACGCGGTGGAGCACACCACGGGGGACGCGCCGATCGAGCTGGTCGTGGAGCTCCTGGAGACCGGCTGTCAGGTGGAGGTGCACGATCCGGACCCGGCGCCGCCCTCGGACCTCACGAACCCGGACGACGCCGAGGAGCCGGACCCCTGGCAGGAGCACGGGCGGGGCCTGCTGCTGATCCGGACGCTGTCGGCCTCGTGCGGGCACCGCCCCACCGATTCCGGCAAGGCGGTGTGGTTCACGCTCCCCGCGGTGCCGCGCCAGCGCCCCGCCTCCGAGGACTAGCGCCTTTCTTTCGAATCAGGCTGCCTGTGCCTGTGCGGCCCCGAGCCGGGAGTTGCGGCGCCCGTAGAACGCGTAGACGAGCGCGCCGACGACGAGGAACACGGCGAACTGGACCCACGTCGTCCAGCCCGTCCCCCAGATCAGGTACATGCAGAAGCCGACGCCCAGGACCGGGCTGAGCGGGTACAGCGGCACCCGGAACGAGCGCTTCAGGTCGGGGCGCGAGCGGCGCAGCGCGACGACCGCGATGTTGACGACGACCATGGTGGCGAGGGTGCCGATGGTCGTGAGGTTCACGACGACGTCGAGCGAGGAGAACGCGGCCGGCACCGCGAAGACCGACGCCACGATCAGCGTGCCGCGCACCGGCGTGGAGGTCTTCGGCGAGACGCGCTCGAACACGCGCGGGATCAGCCCGTCGCGGGACATCGACATCAGGATGCGGGTCTGCCCGTACATCACGGCGAGGACGACGGACGCGATGGCGACGACCGCGCCGAAGGCGACGATGCCGCCGCCGACCGTGGAGTCGGTGACCTGGTCGACGACGAGGGAGAGCGCGGCGGGCTTGTCGCCGACGGCGTCGGCGCCGAGCGCGCCGATGGCCGCGACGGCGACCGCGCAGTACAGCAGCGTGACGAGCCCGATGCAGATCATGATCGCGAGCGGGATGTTCCGCCGCGGGTTCTTGACCTCCTCACCGGCGGTGGTGACGGCGTCGAAGCCGATGTACGAGAAGAAGGCCAGCGAAGCGCCCGAGGTGATGCCGCCGGCGCCCTCCTTCAGGAACGGCGTGAGGTTGCCTTCCTGGAAGGCGCTGAAGGCGATCGCGCAGAAGGCCAGCAGGATGCCGATCTTGAGGACGGCCATGAAGGCCGTGGCGCGGGCGCTCTCGCGGATGCCGCGCACGAGGAGAGCGGCCGCCATCGCCATGACGACGACGGCGGGCAGGTTGATCACGCCGCCGTCGGCGGGTCCCGCGGACAGCGCGGTGGGCAGCTGGACGCCGAACACGCTGTCGAGCAGTTCGTTGAGGTACTGGCTCCAGCCGACGGCGACGGCCGACACGGAGATGCCGTACTCCAGGAGCAGGCACCAGCCGACGAGGAACGCGACGCGCTCGCCGAGGGCGGCGTAGGCGAAGGAGTACGAGGAGCCGGAGACGGGGATCGCGCCGCCCAGCTCGGCGAAGGAGAACGCCGTGAAGACGCAGGTGATCGCGGCGAGGACGAAGGAGACGATCACGGCGGGTCCGGCCTCGGCGACCGTGTCGGACAGGCCGACGAAGATGCCGGTGCCGACGATCGCGCCGACGCCGAAGCACACGAGCTGGAACAGCCCCATGGTGCGCTTGAGGCCGTGGCCTTCCAGGTCGGCGCCCGATTCGGCGATGAGGGTCTCGGGCGACTTGATGCGCGGGCCGGTGGGGGTCGGCGACGGCGGCATGGGGTGGTGCTCTTTTCTGGTGGTGCGGGCGCGGCGGGGTGGGCCGCATGCCGGTGGGGCCGGAGAGGTGGTCCGGCCCCATCAGTGTGAACGGGTGCTGGTGTTCTACGGGGGTTCGGGCTGCCGTACGAAGGTGCGGGCTGTCCTGCCCGGGGGCGCGGGCGCTCCCGGTGGGCTCAGGCGCCCGGGGTGCGGCCGAGGGTGGCGACCATGACGGCCTTGATGGTGTGCATCCGGTTCTCCGCCTCGTCGAAGACGACGGAGTGCTCGGACTCGAAGACCTCGTCGGTGACCTCGAGGGACTCCAGGCCGTACTTCTCGTGGATCTCGCGCCCGACCTTGGTGCCGAGGTCGTGGAAGGCGGGGAGACAGTGCAGGAACTTCACGTCGGCGGTCCCCGTGGCGCGCAGGACGTCCATCGTGACGGCGTACGGGGTGAGGGCCTTGATGCGCTCGTCCCAGATCTCCGCGGGCTCGCCCATCGACACCCACACGTCGGTGACGACGAAGTCGGCGCCGAGTACGCCCTCCTCGACCGTCTCGGTGAGGGTGATCCGCGCGCCGCTGGCCGCCGCGAGCTCACGGGCCTTCGCGACGATCTCCTCGGCCGGCCAGTAGGCCTTCGGCGCGACGATCCGCACGTCCATGCCGAGGAGGGCGCCGGTGACCAGGTACGAGTTCCCCATGTTGAACCGGGCGTCGCCCAGGTACGCGAAGGCGATGTCCGTGAGCGGCTTGGCGCTGTGCTCGGTCATGGTGAGCACGTCGGCGAGCATCTGGGTGGGGTGCCAGTCGTCCGTCAGGCCGTTGTAGACCGGCACGCCCGCGTGGGCCGCGAGCGTCTCGACGGTCTCCTGGGCGTCGCCCCGGAACTCGATCGCGTCGAACATCCGGCCGAGGACCCGCGCAGTGTCCTTGCTCGACTCCTTCTTGCCGATGTGGGAGCCGCTCGGGTCGATGTACGTCGTCGAGGCGCCCTGGTCGGCGGCCGCCACCTCGAAGGAGCAGCGGGTGCGGGTGGAGGGCTTCTCGAAGATCAGGGCGATGTTCCTGCCCTTGAGGTACTGGATCTCCGTCCCCGCCTTCTTGGCGGCCTTGAGCTCGGCGGCCAGCTCCACCAGACCGCGGAACTCCTCGGCGGTGAAGTCCAGCTCCTTGAGGAAGTGGCGGCCGGTGAGATTCATGGGGGTGCTCCTGGCAGGCTGAGGGACGGCATCACAACACTGGAAGTCTATACGATGTTCCACATTTATATACAGCGCCCCGGTCCTGGTGCGGCCGCCGTCAGCCGGACACCGGGTCCCGCTCCACCGGGCAGCTCATGCAGCGCGGGCCGCCCCGCCCGCGGCCGAGCTCGCTGCCGGGGATCTCGATCACCTCGACGCCCTGCTTGCGCAGGAAGGTGTTCGTGGTCGCGTTCCGCTCGTACGCGACGACGACGCCGGGCTCGACGGCCAGCACGTTGCACCCGTCGTCCCACTGCTCGCGCTCGGCGGCGTGCACGTCCTGGGTCGCCGTGAGCACCCGGATCTCGTTCAGCCCGAGCGCGGCGGCGATCGCCCGGTGCATGTGCTCCGGCGGATGGTCGGTGACCTTCAGCTCCCGCGCCGAGGTGCCCGGTTCGATCGTGTAGGAGCGCAGCATGCCGAGCCCCGCGTACTGCGTGAACGTGTCGCCGTCGACCATCGTCATGACCGTGTCCAGGTGCATGAACGCCCGCCGCTTGGGCATGTCGAGCGCCACGATGGTGCGGGCCGAACCGGCCTCGAACAGCTTGTGCGCGAGCATCTCCACGGCCTGCGGGGTCGTGCGCTCGCTCATGCCGATGAGGACGGCGCCCTCGCCGATGACGAGGACGTCGCCGCCCTCGATCGTCGACGGGTAGTCGGCCTGCCCCTGCGACCACAGCCGGAAGTCCTCGTCCCGGAAGAGCGGGTGGTGGCGGTAGATCGCCTCGAAGTGGACCGTCTCGCGCTGCCGTGCGGGCAGCCGCATCGCGTTGATGGACACCCCGTCGTAGATCCACGCGGAGGTGTCGCGGGTGAACAGGTGGTTGGGCAGTGGCCGGAGCAGGAAGTCGTCCAGCTCCATCGCGTGGAAGCGCACGGAGGTCGGCTCCGGGTGCGCCTCGAGGAACTCGCGCTTGGTCATGCCGCCGATCAGCGCGGTCGCCAGCTCCTGCTCCGGCAGCGTCTCGAAGGCGGCCCGCAGATGGTCGGTGGCCAGCGGCCCGTACTCCTTCTCGTCGAAGACGCGGTCCAGGACGAGGGCGCGGGCGGGGGCGACGCCCAGCGTCTCGGTGAGCAGGTCACCGAAGAGGTGCACGGTGACACCGCGGTCGCGCAGCACGTCGGCGAAGCCGTCGTGTTCCTGACGTGCCCTGCGTACCCAGAGCACGTCGTCGAAGAGCAGCTGGTCCTTGTTGCTCGGCGTCAGGCGCTTCAGCTCCAGATCGGGCCGGTGCAAGATGACGCGGCGCAGCCGCCCGGCCTCGGAGTCGACGTGGAATCCCATGGGGTCATCTTTCCCCCGCGGGGGCCGCTCGCGCGCGGGTTGTGGACGCTCGGTTCCGGTGGGGCACGGCCGCACAGCGGCCGCGCCCCTGAGATGCCACCCGAGGGGTGTGCGTCTCAGGGGCGCGGGGCGTGTCGATCAGCGGCTCCGCCGCGGGGCGCGAGAAGCCTCAACGGGCCGCGCTCGCCCGGCGGGCGCACCCGGCGGACGAGCAGGCGCGCCATCGGACCCCCGCCCCCGTCACAGCCGGGGGTCGACCGGCTCCGACTCCAGGGCCAGCACCCCGAACACCGCCTCGTGCACCCGCCACAGCGGCTCGCCCCCGGCCAGTCGCTCGACGGCCTCGAGCCCCAGCGCGTACTCCCGGATCGCCAGCGACCGCTTGTGCCCGAGGAACCGCTGCCGCAGCTTCGCGAGGTTCTCCGGCCGCGTGTACTCGGGCCCGTAGATGATCCGGAGGTACTCGCGGCCGCGGCACTTGATGCCGGGCTGCACGAGCCGCCCCTTCCCGTCACGGACGAGCCCCCCGAGGGGCTTCACGACCATGCCCTCGCCGCCGCGCCCGGTCATCTCCAGCCACCAGTCGACCCCGGCCCGCACGGATGCGGCGTCCCCGGTGTCGACGAACAGCCGCCGCGTCGTCTGCAGCAGTCCCGTCCCGTCGTGCTCGACGACCCGGTCGATGAGCGCGAGCAGCTCGTCGTGCGGCAGCCCGGCCAGCGACCGGCCGCGCACGGCGAGGATCTGGAACGGGGCGAACCGCACCCCGTCGAGGCCGTCCGTGGTCCAGCAGTAACGCCGGTACGCGTCGGTGAACGCGGCCGCGTCGACGGCGCGGCCGCGCTGCCGCTCCAGCAGGTCGCCCACGTCGACCCCGCGCGCGGCGGCCGTCTCCAGCGCCGCGAGAACTCCGGGGAACGCCGCGCCGGAGGCCGCGCCGACCGCCGCGTACTGGGAGCGCAGCAGCCCGGACGCCTTGAGCGACCAGGGCATCAGCTCGCCGTCCAGGAGCAGCCAGTCGGTGTCGAGCTCCTCCCACAGCCCGGCCGCGGTGACCGCGTCCCGCACCCGGGCGAGGACCGCCTCGGTGGTCTCGGCGTCGTCGAAGAACGGCCGGCCGGTCCGCGTGTAGAGCGAGCCGGTGACCGACCCGTCGTCCACGCCGAACCGCTCGCGCGCGGCCTCCGCGTCGCGGCACACGAGCGCCACGGCCCGCGAGCCCATGTGCTTCTCCTCGCACACGACCCGGGCGACGCCGTCCGCCGCGTACTGGGCGAAGGCCTCCGTCGGGTGCTCCAGGAAGTCTCCGGCAGCGGCTCCGCCGCGGGCCTCCACCCCGGACGTGGCGGTGGGCGCCATGGTCGGCGGCAGGTAGGGCACGAGCCGCGGGTCGACGGCGAAGCGGCTCATGACCTCCAGGGCCGCCGCCGCGTTCTCCTCGCGCACGGCGACGCGACCGGCGTGCCGGGTCTCGACGGTGCGGCGCCCGTGCACGTCGGCGAGGTCGAGCGGCCGGCCCTGGTGCCCGCCGGGCGCCTCCGTGGCGAGCGGCCGCACCGGCTCGTACCAGACCTGCTCGGCCGGTACGTCGACGAGTTCGCGCTCCGGCCAGCGCAGCGCGGTGAGCTTGCCGCCGAAGACGACGCCGGTGTCGAGGCAGATGGTGTTGTTGAGCCAGGTGGCGTTCGGCACGGGGGTGTGGCCGTAGACGACGGCCGCCTTGCCGCGGTAGTCCTCCGCCCACGGGTAGCGCACGGGCAGCCCGAACTCGTCGGTCTCCCCGGTGGTGTCCCCGTACAGCGCGTGCGAGCGCACCCGGCCAGAGGTGCGGCCGTGGTACTGCTCGGGCAGGCCCGCGTGGCACACGACGAGCTTGCCGCCGTCGAGGACGTAGTGGCTGACGAGGCCGTGCACGAACTCACGGACCTCGGTGCGGAACTCCTCGCTCTCCTTCTCCAGCTGCTGGATCGTCTCGGCGAGACCGTGCGTGTGCTGCACGTTGCGGCCCTTGAGCCAGCGCTCCAGCTTGTTCTCGTGGTTGCCGGGCACGCACAGCGCGGTGCCCGCCTTCACCATGCCCATGACGCGGCGCAGGACGCCGGGGGTGTCGGGGCCGCGGTCGACGAGGTCGCCGACGAACACAGCGGTACGCCCTTCGGGGTGTGCGCCGTCCACATAGCCCAACTCGGCGAGCAGGGTCTCCAGTTCGGCCGCGCAGCCGTGGATGTCGCCGATGATGTCGAAGGGGCCGGTGAGGTGGGTCAGGTCGTTGTACCGCTTCTCGCGCACGACGCCCGCGTGCTCGATCTCCTCGGCTCCGCGCAGCACGTGCACCTTGCGGAACCCTTCGCGCTCCAGGTGGCGCAGGGAGCGGCGCAGTTCGCGGGTGTGCCGGGTGATGACGCGGCGGGGCATGTCGGCGCGGTCGGTGCGGGCGGCGTTCCGCGCCGCGCAGACGTCCTCGGGCACGTCGAGGACGATCGCGATGGGCAGCACGTCGTGCTTGCGGGCCAGCTCGACCAGCTGACGGCGGCTCTCCTGCTGCACGTTGGTCGCGTCGACGACGGTGAGCCGTCCCGCGGCGAGCCGCTTGCCGGCGATGTAGTGGAGCACGTCGAACGCGTCGCGGCTGGCGCTCTGGTCGTTCTCGTCGTCGGCGACCAGGCCCCGGCAGAAGTCGCTGGAGATGATCTCGGTCGCCTTGAAGTGGGCGCGGGCGAAGGTGGACTTGCCCGATCCCGACGCGCCGATGAGCACGACGAGGCTCAGGTCGGTGACGGGCAGCGTCCGTCCGCTCTCCCGGTTGTCGATGTCGGTCCCGCTCATCCGTCCTTCGCCTCCTTCTCGGCGCGGTGCTTCTCTTCCCTGCTGTTCACGTCTGTTCTGTTCGCGGTCCCGCTCGGAGCGGGGGTGTCGGTCAGGCTGAAGACGGCCATCTGCGTCGGCGGCCCCACCTCGGGGTCGTCGGGCCCGACCGGCAGGTACGCGACCTCGTAGCCGTGCCGCCCGGCGACCCGCCCGGCCCACTCCCGGAACTCGGCGCGCGTCCACTCGAACCGGTGGTCGCCGTGCCGCGCGTGCCCGGCGGGCAGGGACTCCCAGCGGACGTTGTACTCGACGTTCGGCGTGGTCACGAGCACCGTGCGGGGCCGCGCGGAGCCGAACACCGCGTACTCGAGGGCCGGCAGCCGCGGCAGGTCGAGGTGCTCGACGACCTCGCTCAGCACCGCCGCGTCGTACCCCTTGAGCCGCTTGTCG
This window harbors:
- a CDS encoding AMP-binding protein — encoded protein: MTSPSAPHDPQSGPSTAPPPLSPSAHTDTFARDHLPAAELWPGLVFELPELRYPQRVNCGAELLDATVERFGADRPAFHSPGEPPWTYGELKATVDRIAHVLTDDLGVVPGNRVLLRGPTTRHLAACWLAVMKAGGVAVTVLAQQRSAELATMCEIARVGHALCDARVVDDLLKAGVPGLRIATFGGDDPDDLLSLAAGKPDTYEAVETAADDVALIAFTSGTTGRPKGCMHFHRDVLAIADTFSRHVLRPMPDDVFAGSPPLGFTFGLGGLVIFPLRAGASALLLEQAGPRQLLPAIAEHRVSVLFTAPTAYRAMLAERSDGAFDVSSLRRCVSAGENLPAATWEAWHEATGLRIINGIGATELLHIFISAADEAIRPGTTGLPVPGWQARIVDESGAELPDGEPGLLAVRGPVGCRYLADERQTTYVRHGWNVTGDTYVREPDGYFRYLARADDMIISAGYNIPGPEVEDALLKHPDVTEVAVVARPDEARGQIAVAHVVLRPGARRDPEALREFVKAELVPYKCPRVIEFLDALPRTATGKLQRFRLREPGGGAAPAAG
- a CDS encoding PaaX family transcriptional regulator; the protein is MSEQPIHTPRSLIVTLYGAHGRDFPGPVPVAELIRLLGAAGVDAPSVRSAVSRLKRRGLLVPARTEAGAAAYALSGDARQLLDDGDRRVYGAPAAGEGWVLAVFSVPESERARRHVLRSTLSGLGFGTAAPGVWLAPAGLYDETRHTLERIGCAGYVDLFRGEHLGFAATAEAVARWWDLPALAKLYEAFLDEHEGVLRAWEGRPVADPRLAYRDHLLAVDSWRHLPYADPGLPRELLPVDWPGVRAFEVFRALDGLLRGAAAGYVRAAGG
- a CDS encoding bifunctional salicylyl-CoA 5-hydroxylase/oxidoreductase, yielding MPAQRIAVIGGGPGGLYAAALLKRLDPGREITVWERNAPDDTFGFGVVLSDETLGGIEHADPAVYAALQDEFVRWDDIDIVHRGLRHTSGGHGFAALGRRRLLEILQSRCRGLGVDLRFRTEAPPAAELSASYDLVVAADGVNSRTRAAHADAFGPHIEEHRNRYIWLAADFAFDAFRFEIAETGHGVMQLHGYPFDAERSTVIVEMREEVWRAAGFADADVRDSIDTCAKIFADALGGRGLTSNNSAWLTFRTVVNDRWSHGNVVLIGDAAHTAHFSIGSGTKLAVEDALALAACLHEHPTTEAALKEYEAERRPVVASTQRAARASLAWFEELGRYLDQPPRQFAFNLLTRSRRVTHDNLRLRDPGFTESVEREFGCPEGTPPMFTPFRLRGLALRNRVVVSPMDMYSAVDGVPGDFHLVHLGARALGGAGLVMTEMVCVSPEGRITPGCAGLYTDEQAAAWTRIADFVHAQSPGTGIGLQLGHSGRKGSTRLMWEGMDEPLPDPDANWPVVAPSALRYKPDNQLPRELSLPELAAIRQEFTAAARRAARAGFDLLELHCAHGYLLSSFLSPLTNRRTDAYGGSPEARLKFPLEVFDAVREVWPEDRPMTVRISATDWAEGGLDGDDAVAVARAFAAHGADAIDVSTGQVVAEERPAYGRSYQVPYADRIRNEAGVPVIAVGAISSWDDVNSLVLAGRTDLCALGRPHLYDPHWTLHAAAEQGYAGPGAVWPAPYRAGSRRPQTGRLDAPKPRLVLPS
- a CDS encoding enoyl-CoA hydratase family protein → MSPFTGSAPRTEKWRHLDYAVDAHGVATVTLARPEKLNALTFGAYADLRDLLAELSREKSVRVLVLAGEGRGFCSGGDVDEIIGATLGMDTAQLLDFNRMTGQVVRALREAPFPVVAALHGVAAGAGAVLALAADFRVADPSTRFAFLFTKVGLSGGDMGAAYLLPRVVGLGHATRLLMLGDLVRAPEAERIGLISQLTEEGDADTAAQALAQRLAEGPALAYAQTKALLTSELDMPLAASVELDAATQALLMNGEDYAEFHASFTEKRPPKWQGR
- a CDS encoding ATP-binding protein, encoding MSWRIALPHTAAAVPVARALVRTALGDIEPPGADTDTAELLTAELVANAVEHTTGDAPIELVVELLETGCQVEVHDPDPAPPSDLTNPDDAEEPDPWQEHGRGLLLIRTLSASCGHRPTDSGKAVWFTLPAVPRQRPASED